One genomic window of uncultured Desulfovibrio sp. includes the following:
- a CDS encoding helix-turn-helix domain-containing protein — protein sequence MQKLGERIRQVRGRMSQEAFAALLGISKGALGGYERGENCPNVEVVLAICRICHVEIGWLLTGEQSAEGPSGGTPARTGVQGGDFAPAASCTDENMYRLEQNFAEESVRKAAPSGQESGKKERFSVHAARGAERGRAVSSRPAAGAENAGQQCGYCTWLQEQLMRLEEERRDLNRENRILWQKNADLSVRLARLEQSVEKRSDREAVPISPGYVSGRRGLHEEPQSSGGRRLFFRD from the coding sequence ATGCAGAAACTGGGAGAGCGGATTCGTCAGGTCCGCGGCCGCATGTCACAGGAGGCATTTGCTGCCCTGCTGGGCATCAGCAAGGGCGCCCTGGGAGGATATGAACGGGGCGAGAACTGCCCCAATGTGGAGGTGGTGCTGGCCATTTGCCGCATATGTCATGTGGAAATCGGCTGGTTGCTGACCGGAGAACAGTCAGCCGAAGGACCGTCGGGCGGCACTCCCGCCAGAACGGGGGTGCAGGGAGGGGATTTTGCGCCGGCGGCATCTTGTACGGACGAAAATATGTACAGACTGGAACAGAATTTCGCCGAAGAATCGGTGCGGAAGGCTGCGCCGTCCGGCCAGGAAAGCGGGAAAAAAGAACGTTTTTCCGTTCATGCCGCCAGGGGCGCAGAGCGGGGAAGGGCGGTTTCGTCGCGCCCTGCGGCAGGGGCGGAAAATGCGGGGCAGCAGTGCGGTTACTGCACCTGGTTGCAGGAGCAGCTCATGCGGCTGGAAGAGGAGCGCCGGGACCTGAACAGGGAAAACAGGATACTGTGGCAGAAAAATGCCGATCTGTCCGTGCGCCTGGCCCGTCTGGAACAGTCCGTGGAAAAGCGGTCCGACAGAGAGGCCGTGCCCATATCACCGGGCTATGTGTCCGGCAGACGGGGCCTGCATGAGGAGCCGCAGTCCAGCGGAGGACGGCGCCTCTTTTTCCGGGACTGA
- the greA gene encoding transcription elongation factor GreA: MAVTNIPITTLGYKRLEEELARLKSERPHIIQAIKEAREEGDLRENAGYDAARERQGMTEARIKYIESRLGLYTVIDLDKLSGDKVIFGATVEVEDVDTEESRTFTILGPDEANPAKGSISFLSPVGQALLGKEVGDEVSVDIPRGRVTYEIVDISFRGSSALD; the protein is encoded by the coding sequence ATGGCCGTTACCAATATTCCCATTACGACCCTGGGCTACAAACGACTGGAAGAGGAGCTGGCGCGCCTCAAGAGCGAACGCCCCCACATCATCCAGGCCATCAAGGAAGCGCGCGAGGAAGGCGACCTGCGCGAAAATGCGGGCTATGACGCCGCGCGCGAACGCCAGGGCATGACCGAAGCCCGCATCAAGTACATCGAATCCCGCCTGGGCCTCTATACCGTCATTGATCTGGACAAGCTCTCCGGCGACAAGGTCATCTTTGGCGCCACGGTGGAAGTGGAAGACGTGGATACCGAAGAAAGCCGCACCTTCACCATCCTTGGCCCGGATGAGGCCAACCCCGCCAAGGGGTCCATCTCTTTCCTGTCGCCCGTGGGCCAGGCCCTGCTGGGCAAGGAAGTGGGGGACGAAGTGAGCGTGGACATTCCCCGCGGCCGCGTGACCTACGAAATCGTGGACATCAGCTTCCGCGGTTCTTCCGCCCTGGACTAG